The sequence below is a genomic window from Pleurocapsa sp. PCC 7327.
TCAAAATCATTAATCTTTTCCCAGGAAACAATCTAAACCCGCCCGTACAGTTACTTCTGACTCCTTCTTATTCAAACAATCCGCTAACAGGGATTCTTTGAGAGAAATGATTATTAGTTTCTGGTTCCTCGTGTTTGGCAACAGTGCGGAAGTCGTGCATTCCTTGGCTAAGATTTCTAGCTTTTTGGTAATTCCCGATATCTCCCTGTTCGAGAAAGTATTTAGCCGCCTTGCGAAAATCTTCAACCGCCATCTTGCGATGTCCGATATCTTTGTTGAGCATGCCTCGATGGAAGTAAGCATTGGCATAGGTGGGATCGAGGCGAATGGCTTCGCCGTAATCTTCAATGGCTTTTTGCTTGTCTCCCAAACGCTCTTGGCTAAATCCGCGTTGGAAATAGAATTCAGCCGAGTTGGGATTAGCTGACATTTTCTGGGTGATTTCTTGGATTTCTCGCATTTCCAGCACGACGGCTTCCAATTGCTTTTGTTGGGATTCTAGGGCGCGATCGAATTCGTTTAACTTGTGAGTTTCTTGGTTGAGATTAGCTGTAAATTTCTGAAGTTCTCCAAGTTGTCCCGACAGGGTGTCGAGGCTAGTTTGATGGGCTTGCGTTTGCTGGCTCAGTTGAGCGACAGACTTTTGCTGAAATTGATTCAACTCGGCAATGCTCTTTTGTACGCTACTAAGTTGCTGGCTAATTTGCTGGTTTAATTGCGCGATCGCGGCTTGCTGGCTGTCAGCCATCTGGGTCATCAGTTGCTTGCGATTGAAAACATGAAGGGCAACTGAGGCAGATAGCGGAATCGCAGCGAAGGCA
It includes:
- a CDS encoding tetratricopeptide repeat protein: MEKPLENPQATAKNASGLNTLDIIALVSAAGGSVASLVFQQVAFAAIPLSASVALHVFNRKQLMTQMADSQQAAIAQLNQQISQQLSSVQKSIAELNQFQQKSVAQLSQQTQAHQTSLDTLSGQLGELQKFTANLNQETHKLNEFDRALESQQKQLEAVVLEMREIQEITQKMSANPNSAEFYFQRGFSQERLGDKQKAIEDYGEAIRLDPTYANAYFHRGMLNKDIGHRKMAVEDFRKAAKYFLEQGDIGNYQKARNLSQGMHDFRTVAKHEEPETNNHFSQRIPVSGLFE